The following are encoded together in the Periplaneta americana isolate PAMFEO1 chromosome 5, P.americana_PAMFEO1_priV1, whole genome shotgun sequence genome:
- the LOC138700363 gene encoding uncharacterized protein isoform X2: MKLWVFVLVVALATAANINIPRNAQGTTSHENNSNSVNVPLGPQLARQVPIVPENKHPTLTFKRMLRPSQNIQDYYQKIPSELDNVRFLCRRISEENMTFILNWRSYECHHNELPLKLRLEIPSVILYDDVIDAELSAPYSAIANDAWNDIYTGISVDELQQDLLEPNAIGIGIRKAAEGGIRTVWLPVAVLEDNQQHAKSDG, encoded by the exons ATGAAGTTGTGGGTCTTCGTTCTTGTGGTGGCTTTAGCCACTGCTGCCAACATTAACA TTCCTCGAAATGCCCAAGGAACTACATCTCATGAAAATAATTCAAACAGTGTTAACGTGCCTCTGGGACCTCAGCTTGCACGCCAAGTGCCAATAGTGCCAGAAAACAAGCATCCTActcttacatttaaaagaatgcTTCGCCCATCACAGAATATCCAGGATTATTATCAGAAGATTCCATCTGAGCTAGACAACGTACGTTTCTTATGTCGTCGAATATCTGAAGAGAATATGACGTTCATTTTGAACTGGAGGTCGTACGAATGTCATCACAATGAGTTGCCACTGAAATTAAGACTTGAAATACCGAGTGTCATCCTGTATGATGATGTCATCGATGCGGAATTATCAGCACCCTACTCGGCAATTGCAAACGATGCATGGAATGACATATACACAGGAATATCTGTCGATGAACTCCAACAAGATCTCCTTGAACCCAACGCCATTGGAATAGGAATCAGAAAGGCTGCTGAAGGCGGGATCCGGACTGTTTGGCTGCCAGTTGCCGTCCTGGAGG